The Candidatus Methylomirabilota bacterium genome has a segment encoding these proteins:
- a CDS encoding alpha/beta hydrolase domain-containing protein: protein MAVTALEIARRSPVLDGRPWGAAGAYEKLAGSLHLTLDPASPANAAITDLALAPRNARGLVEAAADFYLLRPVDPARGNRRLLLDVPNRGRKVALGMFNSTPRVPDPTTPEDFGNGFLLRRGFTVAWVGWQHDVPRRDGLMALTVPAARGAGGPVAGLARCEWRPNARADTLPLADRYHIPHPAADLDDPAARLTVRATVAAPAVAVARGAWRFQDASHVTLVSGFEPGRIYELVYRAKNPPLVGLGLTAVRDAAAWLRTASASEGNPCAGALERVYVFGVSQSGRFLRHLLWLGLNEDEAGRRVFDAVIPHVAGARRGEFNHRFGQPSLNATLAVGSLFPFTDTIETDPVTGQRGGLLRRLEARGAVPKIVTLNTSAEYWRGDASLVHTDVEGTRDVEPHPAARIYLLAGTQHTPGALPPPDADPNTGGRGLHTFNVVDYAPLLRAALVNLDRWVSEGVEPPPSAVPRVAEDTAVPAEATAAIFRKIPRVGFPDTIPRPARLDFGPELARGVAGELPPKVGAPFVTFVSAVDGDGNEVAGIRPVELLAPLATFTGWNPRHPEQGAPGDLMSMLGSTLPFVRTRAQREASGDPRRSIEERYPSRAAYLEAARAAATALVSSRHMLAEDVEAAVERGGRLWDWITSA from the coding sequence ATGGCGGTGACGGCGCTCGAGATCGCGCGGCGCTCCCCGGTCCTCGACGGGCGCCCGTGGGGCGCGGCCGGCGCCTACGAGAAGCTCGCCGGCAGCCTGCACCTGACGCTCGACCCCGCGAGCCCGGCGAACGCGGCGATCACCGACCTCGCGCTGGCGCCGCGCAACGCGCGCGGGCTCGTCGAGGCCGCCGCCGACTTCTACCTGCTGCGGCCCGTGGACCCGGCGCGCGGCAACCGCCGGCTCCTCCTCGACGTGCCGAACCGCGGCCGGAAGGTCGCGCTCGGCATGTTCAACAGCACGCCGCGCGTCCCCGACCCGACGACACCGGAGGACTTCGGCAACGGCTTCCTCCTGCGCCGGGGCTTCACCGTCGCGTGGGTCGGCTGGCAGCACGACGTCCCGCGCCGCGACGGGCTCATGGCCCTCACGGTCCCGGCGGCGCGCGGCGCGGGCGGACCCGTCGCCGGGCTCGCGCGCTGCGAGTGGAGGCCCAACGCCCGCGCCGACACGCTACCGCTGGCCGACCGCTACCACATCCCGCACCCGGCCGCCGACCTCGACGACCCCGCGGCGCGGCTGACCGTGCGCGCGACCGTGGCGGCGCCGGCGGTGGCGGTCGCGCGCGGCGCGTGGCGCTTCCAGGACGCGTCGCACGTCACGCTCGTGAGCGGCTTCGAGCCTGGCAGGATCTACGAGCTCGTGTATCGCGCGAAGAACCCGCCGCTCGTCGGGCTCGGCCTCACCGCGGTGCGCGACGCCGCGGCGTGGCTCAGAACGGCGTCGGCGTCCGAGGGCAATCCCTGCGCGGGCGCGCTCGAGCGCGTCTACGTCTTCGGCGTCTCGCAGAGCGGACGGTTCCTCCGCCACCTCCTCTGGCTCGGGCTCAACGAGGACGAGGCGGGGCGCCGCGTGTTCGACGCCGTGATCCCGCACGTCGCCGGCGCGCGCCGGGGCGAGTTCAACCACCGCTTCGGCCAGCCCTCGCTCAACGCGACGCTCGCCGTCGGGAGCCTGTTCCCGTTCACGGACACGATCGAGACCGATCCGGTGACCGGCCAGCGCGGCGGGCTGCTCCGCCGCCTCGAGGCGCGCGGCGCCGTGCCCAAGATCGTCACGCTCAACACGTCGGCCGAGTACTGGCGGGGCGACGCCTCGCTCGTCCACACCGACGTCGAGGGCACGCGCGACGTGGAGCCGCACCCGGCGGCGCGGATCTATCTCCTCGCGGGCACCCAGCACACGCCGGGCGCGCTGCCGCCGCCCGACGCGGACCCGAACACCGGGGGCCGCGGGCTCCACACGTTCAACGTCGTGGACTACGCGCCGCTCCTGCGCGCGGCGCTCGTGAACCTCGACCGGTGGGTGAGCGAAGGCGTCGAGCCGCCGCCGAGCGCGGTGCCGCGCGTCGCCGAGGACACGGCGGTTCCCGCCGAGGCGACGGCGGCGATCTTCCGGAAGATCCCGCGCGTCGGGTTCCCGGACACCATCCCGCGCCCGGCGCGTCTCGACTTCGGCCCCGAGCTCGCGCGCGGCGTCGCGGGCGAGCTTCCGCCGAAGGTGGGCGCGCCGTTCGTCACGTTCGTCTCAGCGGTAGACGGCGACGGCAACGAGGTCGCGGGCATCAGGCCCGTCGAGCTCCTGGCGCCGCTCGCGACCTTCACCGGCTGGAACCCGCGCCACCCCGAGCAGGGCGCGCCGGGCGACCTCATGAGCATGCTGGGCTCGACGCTTCCGTTCGTGCGCACGCGCGCGCAACGGGAGGCGAGCGGCGACCCGCGGCGCTCGATCGAGGAGCGCTACCCCTCGCGCGCGGCGTACCTCGAGGCGGCGCGTGCCGCGGCCACGGCGCTCGTGTCGTCGCGCCACATGCTCGCCGAGGACGTGGAAGCGGCCGTGGAGCGCGGCGGGCGGTTGTGGGACTGGATCACTTCCGCTTGA